Genomic window (Kosakonia sp. BYX6):
TAATTGCCGGTGGCTCAGAAATTACCACCCATTTTTCCAGCCCGCCATTTCAGTACCAGGCCCTGGAACATAAAAACGTGCATAAAATTCTGAGCTCTTATGATGTATTAGGCGGACAAGCCACTTTTAATGTTCTCTACACCACGCAGAAATTCCACGACGAGAATCCGAAAACCTATAAAGCGTTTTATCGCGCGTTGAGCGAAGCGGCGAAATTAATCAATGCCGATAAGAACACCGCAGCGGAAACCTATATTCGCATCGAAAAATCCCGTTTGCCCTTACCGCTGGTACAAAAAATCGTCAACGATCCGGAAATCAGCTTTACCGTTTCCCCGCAGCGCACCGGCGTCTATGCCGAAAAACTCCATGCGCTTGGCGTGCTGAAAAACAAAGCCGGTTCCTGGAAGGACTACTTCTTCAACGAAGCGTGGGAAAACCCAGGCAGCTAAACCAGGAGGTAAAAATGGCAACGCATCAGAACGACGGGCCGCTGTTGCAGGTCAGCCACGTTGACATTGAATACCGCACCCGCGAGCGCCAGGTGCGCGCCACCCATGATGTCAGTTTTGATGTCTGGCCCGGCGACCGTTTTATTCTGCTCGGGCCGTCCGGCTGCGGGAAATCCAGCCTGCTGAAAGCGGCGGGCGGTTTTCTCACGCCGCACAGCGGAGAAATCACCTTGCAAGGCGAAGTGATCACCGCCCCAGGCCCGGAACGGATGATGGTGTTTCAGGAATTCGATCAGTTGCCGCCGTGGAAAACGGTGCTGGAAAACGTCATGTTTCCGCTGCTGGCGAGTCGCAAAGCCCGTCGTGCCGAGGCAAAAGAGACGGCGCTGCATTTTCTCAATAAAGTCGGGCTGGCGGAGTTTGCCGATGTGATGCCGCATATGCTCTCCGGCGGCATGAAACAGCGCGTGGCGATTGCCCGCGCGCTGGCGATGAAACCGCGCATTTTGCTGATGGATGAACCTTTCGCCGCGCTAGATGCGCTGACCCGGCGCACCATGCAGGAGGAGTTGCTGGCGCTGTGGGAAGAGGAGCGCTTTACGTTGCTGTTTGTTACGCACTCGATTGAAGAAGCGCTGGTGGTCGGTAGCCGCATTTTGGTGCTGTCGCCGCATCCTGGGCGGGTGAGGGCGGAGCTGAATTGTCACCCGTTCACGCTGAATGATTTTGGCGGCGAAGCTTTCCAGCATGCCGCACAGCATATCCACGATTTGTTATTCCCGGCGAGCGGGAATGACGTCTCCTCAACTTCTGACCAGGAGCCTGCGTATGTCGCAGCCACCGTACATTCGTCCTGAATTTGAACGCGAACTGCCGCCGCTGCGTAATGTGGCGGTTGAAACGCCGCTGCCGTGGAGCCAGCGGATATGGAACCTGGCCTGGCTGCGCAAGTCGCTGATTGTGCTGCTGGTGTTGGCGCTGTGGGAAGTGGCGTCGCGGGTGCAGCAAAACGATTTGATGCTGCCCGGTGTGCTGCAAACCTGGCATGCATTTAGCGAAGATATGCAAAACGGCGAGTTGCCGGAGAAAATCGTTAACTCGCTGAGTATTTTGCTGAAAGGGTATCTGATTGGCAGTGTGCTGGCGCTGGTTGCCAGTGCACTCGCGGTGACCACACAGTTTGGCCGCGATTTGCTCAGCACGCTGACCGCCATGCTCAACCCGCTGCCCGCTATTGCGCTGTTGCCGCTGGCGCTGCTGTGGTTTGGTCTGGGTAATGCGAGCCTGATCTTTGTGCTGGTGCATTCGGTGATGTGGCCGATCGCCCTTAATACCTGGTCGGGTTTTAGTGGCGTGCCGGAAACGCTGCGGATGGCCGGGCGAAATTATGGCCTGAGCGGGCCGCGTTATGTGGTGACGATTTTGATCCCGGCGTCGCTTCCGGCGATCCTCTCCGGGTTGAAAATCGGTTGGGCGTTCGCCTGGCGCACCTTGATCGCGGCAGAGTTGGTTTTTGGCGCCTCAAGCGGCGAGGGTGGGCTGGGTTGGTATATTTTCCAGAACCGCAATGAGCTGTTTACCGACCGCGTGTTTGCCGGGCTGGTGACGGTGATCGCCATCGGTTTATTGGTGGAAGGCGTGGTGTTTTCAAGCCTTGAACGAGTAACCATTAAGCGCTGGGGAATGCAGCGCTGATTTGGGATGGTTTTGCCGGATGGCGGCCAACGCCTTATCCGGCCTACAGCTTACCGGGTGTTCTGTAACAATACCTCTATCGATGCGCGGGGCGCCGCGCGAAACTCGCTGACAAACGATCCAGCAAAATCGCCATCAACACCACCACAATACCGCTTTGCAAACCGAGCCCGATTTCCAGTTGCTGGATGCTGCTCAGAATATCGTTTCCCAACCCACCTGCGCCGACCATCGAAGCGATGATCACCATCGACATCGCCATCATGATGGTCTGATTCACCCCCGCCATAATTGACGGCTGTGCTGCCGGAAGCTGCACCTTCCACAGCAATTGCCACGGCGTACAACCAAAGGCGATGCCCGCTTCCAGCCGCGATTGATTAACCTGGCGAATGCCTAAATCGGTCAAACGTACCACTGGCGGCATGGAGAACAAAATAGTGGCGAAAATCCCCGGCGGGCGGCCGAGGCCAAACAAAATGGTGGCCGGGATCAGGTAAACAAACGCCGGCATGGTCTGCATAAAATCAAGCAGGGTGCGCACCACGCTGCCAACCGCCGCACGCCGCGCGCTCCAGATGCCCAGCGGGATGCCGAACAGCAGGCTGAAAAAGGTGGAAGAGAGCGTTAATGCCAGCGTGATCGCCGCATGTTCGCTGTAACCGCTATAAATGATGTACAGCGTGGCGAGCAGCGCAAACAGCGCGAAACCCTTGCCGATACGCCAGGCGCCCAGCACGACTGCCAGCACGACTAATCCCCAGGGCGACAGCGCGCTAATCACCGCTTCAAGCCCACCGGCGAACAGGTCAATCCCCCTTGCGATACCGTCAAACAGGCCGCCAGCGTGGGTCAGCAGCGCATGCACGGCATCGTCAATTTGCCGACTAAAATCTAATGGATAAGCCATGGTGTTCCTTAACGAGTCGGCCAGATATCGGCGTAGTTTTCTGCCAGTTGCCAGCGTGAAACATCCACCCCGGAGAAGAAGTGGCGCACATAGGGGGTAGCGGGGGCGTTAATCAGCGCTTCCGGTTTGCCCACCTGCACCAGTTTGCCCTTTTCCATAATGGCGATGCGCGAACCGAGGCGCAGCGCCTCTTCCATATCGTGGGTGACAAAAACAATGGTGCGCTGCGAGTCGGCCTGCAACATCAGCAGCAACGACTGCATTTCGCGGCGAATAATCGGATCCAGCGCGGAAAATGCTTCATCCATCAGCAAAACGGACGGGTCGACAACCAGCGCGCGCGCCAGCCCGACACGCTGCTGCATGCCGCCGGAAAGCTGGTGCGGATATTGTGTTGCCACATTTCCCAGCCCGACTTTTTCCAGCATCGTTAATGCCCTGGCTTCCCGCGCTTCACGCGGGATACCGGCCACTTCCAGGCCAAAGGCGACGTTTTCCAGCACGGTGCGTTCATCAAACAGGGCAAAAGATTGAAACACCATGCTCATATGCTCGCGACGCAGGCCGATCAGCTCCTTGTCGGACAATGCCGCCAGCGGACGACCCTGAAAGGCGACATCGCCAGAGCTGGCGGGGATCAGGTGATTAAGCGTGCGCAGCAGGGTGGATTTACCTGAACCAGATAAACCGACAATGACAAAAATTTCACCGGCAAAGATCTGCAAATTAATATCTTGCAGCGCGTTTACCGTTGCGCTGTTTTCCCGGCGGGAAAAAAAGTGTTTTTGGCGTGCGGAATAATAATGTTTATTTACCGCGCGTAATTCGAATAATGGCTGAGACATAATCACAACTTTATTTATAAGGGGCCATCACACACTAACGTAAAAGTAGCAGGCGGAATAATAATTTTAAGTTTACGAATATGCTTTTTCTGCATTAGCTTATTTAAATTCCAGCAATCAATGCGCTTTGTTCATGAAATCCCCAGGCTTCGTCTAATAACCAGGCTTTAATTTTATCCTGCTGGGCGGAAATCGGTTTATGGCTGGCGGAAATAAGGTAATAACCCCGTTCCGTTCGCAGTGAGGGGCCGCACTGCACCAGTTGCTGGCTGGCGATAAAAGGGGCGATCAGCGGCTGCCAGCCGAGTGCGATCCCCTGGCCTTCCAGCGCCGCCTGAATCACCAATGAGTAAGCATTAAAGGTACGCGAGGCGCTGTGGCTTTGGCCAAAAATCGGGTGCTGACGAAACCAGTCCTCCCAGGTTAACCAACGCTGCGGGCGGGTTTCTGGCAGTTTCAATAGTGGGTAACTGAGCAGGTTTTCTGCGCGATTATCAGTGTCGATTTTCTGTTTGATTTCTTGATTGCACACCGGAAAGACGATCTCCGGGAACAGGCGCTGGGTCTGGGTTCCCGGCCAGTTTCCCTGCCCAAAGTAGATCGCTAAATCGGCGTTACTGTCGCGAAAATTGTAGTCATTGGGCGAGGTGGTCACCTGCACTTCGACGCCGGGGATCAGCGCCTGCAATCGCTCCATGCGCGGCAGCAGCCAGTAGCTGGCAAAGCCCATATCGGTATCGATGCGCAGCACGTTGCGCTTACGCCGCGTGCGCTCCAGTTGCTCGCTGATATCGTTCAAACTGCTGCGCACAATCAAGTACAGGCTGTGGCCGGATTCGGTTAATTGCACCCCGCGATGGCGGCGCTCAAATAACGGCGCATCCAGCCGACTTTCAAGGGCTTGAATGCGCTGGCTGACAGCCGGTTGCGAAAGCCCGAGTTCATTTCCAGCGGCGGTGAAATTACCCAAACGCGCCGCCGCCTCAAATACCACCAGCGCCTGTAGCGGAGGAAGCTGTAATTTATCTGCCATAACTCCACCTTATTTCATGATAAAGAAATAACCCCTTCACAGGGTTAAATAAGCGTGAGATAAACCTAACACGTTTTAATCGATTATTTTATTTTTGGATGGCGCATGCTTATAAATAAACCGAATATCGTTATTCTTATGGCCGATCAATTAACGGCCAGCGCCTTAAAAACATATGGTAATAAGGTTAGTCTGACACCGAATATTGATAAATTAGCCAACGAAGGGGTGGTATTTGAATCCGCCTATTGCAACAGCCCGTTATGCGCACCGTCGCGGGCATCATTAATGACTGGGCAATTTATCTCCAACAACGCCGTGTATGACAATGCGGCGGAGTTTCATGCTGACTCGCCCACCTTTTGCCATTACTTACGCGAACAGGGCTACCACACCTGGCTCTCTGGCAAAATGCATTTCTGCGGCCCGGATCAACTGCACGGTTTCGACGAGCGGTTGACCACGGATATTTACCCGGCGGATTTTGGCTGGACGCCGGACTGGGAACAGCCGGAGCGCCGCCTCGACTGGTATCACAACATGAGTTCGGTGCTCGATGCCGGGGAGTGCGTGCGCACTAACCAACTGGATTTTGACGATGAAGCGCTGTTTCTGGCACGTCAGCGGCTGTATGACGCCGCGCGTCGCCCGGCGGATCAACCCTTTATGTTGCTGCTGTCGCTGACCCACCCGCACGATCCGTTTGCCATTCCGCGCCGTTACCTCGATCGTTTTCGCGAAGAGGATATTGATATGCCGCACACGCGAAAAGAAGAGGTGGAAGACGATGCGCATTCCGCACGTTTGCGGGCGATGTATCAACTGGAAGATGGGCTAATTAGCGATGAACACGTGCGTCGCGCCCGCCATGCCTATTACGGCGCGATGGCCTACGTTGATGATTGCTTTGGCGAAGTGGTCAAAACTCTGGAAGAGACCGGCCTTGCCGAAAATACGGTGGTGCTGGTGGTGGCCGATCACGGTGAAATGCTCGGCGAGCGCGGGCTGTGGTACAAAATGACCTTCTTCGAAAACGCCGTGCGCATTCCTTTTATTGTGCACAACCCGGCGCGTTTTGCGCCTAAGCGCATTACGCAGAGCGTTTCGCTGGTGGATTTATTGCCCACGTTAGTGGAACTGGCGAGCGGTGAAGATCGTAAACCACAGGCCATTTCTCCCCTTGATGGCAACAGCCTGGTGCCGCATTTGCGCGGTGAAGTCGGGCCGGACGGCGCTTTCAGTGAATACCTCGCTGAAGGCGCATTAGGCCCAATGCTGATGATTCGCCGTGGCCCGTGGAAATACATCCACTCCTTTAGCGAAGCGCCGCAGCTTTTCGACCTTGCAAACGATCCCCATGAACGCCAAAACCTCGCCACGGAGGCGGAACATCAATTGGTTGCCGATGCATTCTCGGCGGAAGTAGCGAGCCATTGGGATCTTCCGGCACTGCGCGAGCAGGTGCTGGCAAGCCAGAAACGCCGCAGCTTTTTAACACGTATTGCCGGGCGCGACGCGATCCCGAAATGGGATTTTCAGCCGCATCTGGACGCCTCACAGCGCTATATCCGTAACCATCAAACGCTGGATGAACAGGAAGCTTTTGCCCGTTATCCGCAACCTTCAAAACACTCCGCTGGGAAATAACGATGAAAATAAATGTGAGCAAACTCTTACTGCTGGCGGTTGCCAGCGGGTTTTCACTCAGCAGTTTTGCTGCCGACGATGCCCGTTGTGCAACTGTTATCCAGTCCGATCCGGGCTGGACGGATATCGCCGCCACTAACGCGCTTTCCGGCGTGGTGCTGAATGCGCTGGGTTATCAGCAAAAAGTGCAAAACCTTTCCGTGGCGCTGGCTTTTCAGGGGCTGAAAACCGGGCAAGTCGATGTGTTCCTCGGTAACTGGATGCCGGCGCAGGAACCGGTTATCAGCAAATTTACTACCGATGGCTCGATTAACGTGGTCGGCGCTAACCTGCCTGCCGCGCGTTTTACGCTGGCGGTGCCGGATTATGTCGCGGCGGCGGGCGTGAAAGATTTCGCCGATTTGCAGAAATACGCCGAGAAATTCCACAACAAGATTTACGGCATCGCGCCCGGTGCGCCCGCTAATCAGAACTTGAAGAAGATGCTCGATAAACACGATTTCGGGCTGCAAAACTGGCAATTGGTGGAATCGAGCGAAAGCGGCATGTTGGCGCAGGTAACGCGCGCGGTGGATCGCAAGGAGTGGATCGTCTTTTTAGGCTGGGAGCCGCACGCCATGAACACGCGCTTTAAACTCACGTACCTGAGCGGCGGTGATGCGTATTTCGGTGCCAATTACGGCAGCGCAACGGTGAATACGGTTACACGCAAAGATTTTTCGACGAATTGCCCGAATATCAACCGCTTTTTTACCCAGCTGAAATTTGATGTGCCGCTCGAAAACGCGGTGATTACCCGCGTGCTGGATAAACAAGAAGATGTGCAATCCGCCGCCAAAGCGGAACTGGCAAAACGCCCGGAATTGCTGAAAGGGTGGCTTGCTGGCGTGACAACGCGAGAAGGTCAACCCGCGCAGCCAGCGGTGGAAAAAGCGCTCGGCCTGTAATCTTCTGCGACAAAAAGCCGGAAAAACTTCCCTTTTCCGGCTTCGTTTCCCCTTCCTTAACGTCCATCTTCTCCCGCGACAGCAGAATGAAACAATAGTTCTTGATCGAATAAGAAGAATGAGTATAGTTCTCATTCTCTTTAGTGTTTGTGGGCGCAGCACGGATTTTTTCCCGCAATAACAGTAAGCGTAAGCGCTTACACGGAACACTGAATAGCCGTGACGAGCTGCGCCGGGCTTTACGCCCTCATCAAAACTATCTCGCGCCTGATGTATGACGCGCCAGCTTGTCAGACTTGATGACATTAACGGTAAAGGATCCTCCCGATGAAAATGAAAACCTCCGCGCTGGCGTTGCTGGCGGCGATGACGCTGGCCGGTTGCAGCGCGCACAGCACAACGTCAGCACAATCTGCTGTTCAGGCACAAACCCCTGCCGCTGCGCAACTGCCAGCCAATGTGCAAAAACGCGAGCTGGCAAGCGGGCTGTATGAAATGGCACTCAGCCCGCAGGGCGACGCACTGTATGTTTCCAGCGCTGAAGGCTTCAAAGATGTGCAGGGCGGGGTGGTCTACAAACTGGATCCGGCAACGCTGAAAACCCTCGGCGCGACGCATACCGATCTGAAAAACTTCGGCATGGCGATCTCCCCGGATGGCAAAACAGTGTATGTCACCAATTCCCTCGACGGTGGCGTGAGCGCTATCGACACCAGTAACGGCAAAGTGTTGTCCCGCACTCTGTTCACTGAACGCAACGAAAAAGGATTACCGTACGGCGCGCGCGAAATCCTGCTGCACAACGGCACGCTGTATGTCGGCGCGGTTGCCGATCCGGCGCTGGTCTGGGTGGTTGACGCGAAAACCATGAAGGTGAAAGCGCGCATTAAAAACGCGGGCAAATGGGTGACCGGCCTGCACTGGTCTGAGCAAACTCAACGCCTGTACGTCGCCAACGGCGGCGGTGAAATCCTCGTGGTGAACCCGCGCAACAACCGTATTGAACAGCGCTGGAAACCGCTCGGCGACAAACCTGCGCTGCTGCTGAATATTGCTGAAGATAACGATACCGGCCGCCTGTTTGTGACCGATAACTCCAAAGCTAAAACCACGCTGGTGCTGGATATCCACAGCGGCAAAGTACTGAAACAACTGGATGTCGGCGATTCGCTGGCGGTGAAATTCAACCCGAAACGCCACGAAATTTACATCACACAGCGTGAAGCCGGCAAAGTGCTGAGCCTTGATGCGACCAGCTACGCGGTGAAACAGCGCTGGGATCTGCCGCCGAACCCGAACAGCCTACTGCTCTCTGCTGACGGCCAGACGCTGTATGTCACCGTGAAACAGGCGTTCAACAAAGATCACTCCACCAACGGACCGGACAGCGTTGTTCGCATCGGTCTGAATAAGTGACCAACCCGGCCCGGTAACGGGCCGTTTTTCCACACACTTCGATACATGAGTCGATGATGAATAACAGCAAAAATAACGCTTCACCTTTGCGCAAGACCTTGCTTGCGCTGGCTATTGGCGCTGCCGCCCATTCTGCACACGCAGCGACGACGGATACCAACACCAGCCAGACCAAAGAAGATACCATCGTTGTGCAGTCCACCGCGGGCAGCGATTTCAAACCCGGCGGCGACGCGCTGGTGCCGGCTTATCTTGATGGACAAGTTGCCTATGGCGGCCGTCTTGGCATGCTTGGCGAACAAAAAGCGATGGATGTCCCGTTTAACGTCATCGGTTATACGTCGAAGATGGTGCAGGATCAGCAGGCGAAAACCATTGCCGATGTGGTCAGCAATGATGCCGGCGTCCAGGTGGGACAGGGTTACGGCAACATGGCGGAAACGTACCGTATTCGTGGCTTCAAATTGGATGGCGACGATATGCTGATGGGCGGCCTGGCCGGTATTGTGCCGCGCCAGGTTGTCGACACCCAAATGCTCGATCGCGTGGAAATCTTCAAAGGGGCGAACTCCCTGATGAACGGCGCGGCCTCCTCCGGCGTTGGCGGCATGATTAACCTCGAACCCAAACACGCGGAAGATACGCCGCTTACCCGTGTCGGTGTGGATTACTCCTCCCGTTCGCAAGTGGGCGGTTCGCTGGATGTCGGCCGTCGTTTTGGCGATAACAACCAGTTCGGCGTGCGCGTGAACCTGCTGGATCGTGAAGGGGAATCGACGGTAAAAGACGACAAGCGTCGTACCACCGCGGCCTCGATTGGCCTGGATTATCGCGGCGATCGCTTACGCAGCTCGCTGGATCTCGGCTACCAGAAGAAAACCTTCCATGGCGGCTCCATGGGCGTGAATGTCAGCGCCATTGATTTCATTCCTGACGTGCCGAGTAACAGCAAGAACTACAGCCAGAAATGGGCTTACAGCAATATTGAAAACGAATTCGGGCTGGCGCGTGCCGAGTACGATTTGACCGATATCTGGACCGCCTATGCGGCCTTCGGTGGCCAACACTCTCATGAAGAGGGGGTTTATGGTGCGCCGAAAGTGACGGACGCCGACGGTAACGCGACCATCGGCCGCCTTGATACCAACCGTATCAGCGATTCCTGGAGCGGTATGGCCGGGATGCGCGGTAACTTCAATACCGGTTTTGTGTCCCATAAAGTGAACGTCGGTTATTCCGCCAGCGTCAAGCAGGACAAAATAGCCTGGCGGATGTCGTCCAATAATCCAAGCGTCAACATCTATAACAACTCGGCTGTCGCAATGCCGGACACCACCTATTTTGGCGGTAATTACACCGACCCACTGACCACCGGGCGCAACCGCGCTCAGGGCTGGTTGCTGAGCGATACGCTGGGCGTGCTGGATGACACGCTGCTGTTCACGGCGGGCGCGCGTTACCAGAAAGTGTGGGTTCACAGCTACAGCAACTCCACCGGCGAGGAAGACAGGACTTCCCGCTTTATTGAAGATCGCTGGATGCCAACCTACGGCGTGGTTTACAAACCGTGGGAAGTGGTTTCGTTCTACGCGAACCACACCGAAGCGCTGCAACCGGGTAGCACCGCGCCAGAAGGGGCGGCTAACCAGTATCAGACCACCGGTATCGCGCACTCTAAACAGAATGAAGTGGGCGTGAAAACCGACTTTGGTCGCGTTGGCGGTACGTTGTCGCTGTTTGAAATTAAGAAACCGTCCGCCATTCAAAACAGCGATACCAACATTTACGAACTCAGTGGCGAGCAGCGTAACCGCGGTATTGAACTGGGTCTCTTTGGCGAACCGATGCTTGGCCTGCGTCTGAACGGCAGTGCGACCTGGATCGATGCCGAGATGACCAAAACCGAAGATGGCGTCAACCAGGGTAAAAAACCGATCGGTGTGGCGAATTTCTACTCGGTACTGGGCGCAGAATATGACATCAAACCGATTGATGGCCTGACGGCGACGGCGAAGATCAACCACACCGGCTCGCAGTATGCGAACTCTGCCAACACCAAGAAACTCAGCAGTTACACCACGCTGGATTTGGGCGTGCGTTACCGTACGCACCTGAATGCCGGGGAGAACGAAATGGTGTGGCGTGTCGGTGTTGATAACGTCACCAATAAAAGATATTGGGCCAGCGTTGAAGACAACGGCACCTATATTTACCAGGGTGATGGTCGTGAGCTGAAAGTGTCGATGAATTACGACTTCTAAGGTCTGTGCCAGGGATGGCGTATGGATGTTTGATTGCCGGATAAGGCGTTAGCCGCCATCCGGCGATGGGGCACGGCATTTCGTTTCTATACAATTACGCTCAACAAATACGCAGCGGATCGGTTACACTTCCGGCACAGAAAATCCACATGACAGGAGGTTTATATGCTGGAAAAACTGCGCACTCGCGAAGGCAAAAAATTCATTATCGCGGTCATTATCGTTTTTCTGATCGCCGTTAGCGTTATCTCGAAAGTGACTTTCGAAGGGGTTGAAGATCAATACAACCTGCCGATGGAATCATGGACGACATCAATGTTCATTATGCAAGGCGCCTGGGTCGCCATTTATAGCCTGATGTTTACCATCATCGGTTCGTTGCCCT
Coding sequences:
- a CDS encoding LysR substrate-binding domain-containing protein, which gives rise to MADKLQLPPLQALVVFEAAARLGNFTAAGNELGLSQPAVSQRIQALESRLDAPLFERRHRGVQLTESGHSLYLIVRSSLNDISEQLERTRRKRNVLRIDTDMGFASYWLLPRMERLQALIPGVEVQVTTSPNDYNFRDSNADLAIYFGQGNWPGTQTQRLFPEIVFPVCNQEIKQKIDTDNRAENLLSYPLLKLPETRPQRWLTWEDWFRQHPIFGQSHSASRTFNAYSLVIQAALEGQGIALGWQPLIAPFIASQQLVQCGPSLRTERGYYLISASHKPISAQQDKIKAWLLDEAWGFHEQSALIAGI
- a CDS encoding ATP-binding cassette domain-containing protein, producing MSQPLFELRAVNKHYYSARQKHFFSRRENSATVNALQDINLQIFAGEIFVIVGLSGSGKSTLLRTLNHLIPASSGDVAFQGRPLAALSDKELIGLRREHMSMVFQSFALFDERTVLENVAFGLEVAGIPREAREARALTMLEKVGLGNVATQYPHQLSGGMQQRVGLARALVVDPSVLLMDEAFSALDPIIRREMQSLLLMLQADSQRTIVFVTHDMEEALRLGSRIAIMEKGKLVQVGKPEALINAPATPYVRHFFSGVDVSRWQLAENYADIWPTR
- a CDS encoding ABC transporter permease is translated as MSQPPYIRPEFERELPPLRNVAVETPLPWSQRIWNLAWLRKSLIVLLVLALWEVASRVQQNDLMLPGVLQTWHAFSEDMQNGELPEKIVNSLSILLKGYLIGSVLALVASALAVTTQFGRDLLSTLTAMLNPLPAIALLPLALLWFGLGNASLIFVLVHSVMWPIALNTWSGFSGVPETLRMAGRNYGLSGPRYVVTILIPASLPAILSGLKIGWAFAWRTLIAAELVFGASSGEGGLGWYIFQNRNELFTDRVFAGLVTVIAIGLLVEGVVFSSLERVTIKRWGMQR
- the betC gene encoding choline-sulfatase, with protein sequence MADQLTASALKTYGNKVSLTPNIDKLANEGVVFESAYCNSPLCAPSRASLMTGQFISNNAVYDNAAEFHADSPTFCHYLREQGYHTWLSGKMHFCGPDQLHGFDERLTTDIYPADFGWTPDWEQPERRLDWYHNMSSVLDAGECVRTNQLDFDDEALFLARQRLYDAARRPADQPFMLLLSLTHPHDPFAIPRRYLDRFREEDIDMPHTRKEEVEDDAHSARLRAMYQLEDGLISDEHVRRARHAYYGAMAYVDDCFGEVVKTLEETGLAENTVVLVVADHGEMLGERGLWYKMTFFENAVRIPFIVHNPARFAPKRITQSVSLVDLLPTLVELASGEDRKPQAISPLDGNSLVPHLRGEVGPDGAFSEYLAEGALGPMLMIRRGPWKYIHSFSEAPQLFDLANDPHERQNLATEAEHQLVADAFSAEVASHWDLPALREQVLASQKRRSFLTRIAGRDAIPKWDFQPHLDASQRYIRNHQTLDEQEAFARYPQPSKHSAGK
- a CDS encoding DUF2534 family protein, with the translated sequence MLEKLRTREGKKFIIAVIIVFLIAVSVISKVTFEGVEDQYNLPMESWTTSMFIMQGAWVAIYSLMFTIIGSLPFAFYFLGPKDDRG
- a CDS encoding ABC transporter permease; translation: MAYPLDFSRQIDDAVHALLTHAGGLFDGIARGIDLFAGGLEAVISALSPWGLVVLAVVLGAWRIGKGFALFALLATLYIIYSGYSEHAAITLALTLSSTFFSLLFGIPLGIWSARRAAVGSVVRTLLDFMQTMPAFVYLIPATILFGLGRPPGIFATILFSMPPVVRLTDLGIRQVNQSRLEAGIAFGCTPWQLLWKVQLPAAQPSIMAGVNQTIMMAMSMVIIASMVGAGGLGNDILSSIQQLEIGLGLQSGIVVVLMAILLDRLSASFARRPAHR
- a CDS encoding TonB-dependent receptor — protein: MMNNSKNNASPLRKTLLALAIGAAAHSAHAATTDTNTSQTKEDTIVVQSTAGSDFKPGGDALVPAYLDGQVAYGGRLGMLGEQKAMDVPFNVIGYTSKMVQDQQAKTIADVVSNDAGVQVGQGYGNMAETYRIRGFKLDGDDMLMGGLAGIVPRQVVDTQMLDRVEIFKGANSLMNGAASSGVGGMINLEPKHAEDTPLTRVGVDYSSRSQVGGSLDVGRRFGDNNQFGVRVNLLDREGESTVKDDKRRTTAASIGLDYRGDRLRSSLDLGYQKKTFHGGSMGVNVSAIDFIPDVPSNSKNYSQKWAYSNIENEFGLARAEYDLTDIWTAYAAFGGQHSHEEGVYGAPKVTDADGNATIGRLDTNRISDSWSGMAGMRGNFNTGFVSHKVNVGYSASVKQDKIAWRMSSNNPSVNIYNNSAVAMPDTTYFGGNYTDPLTTGRNRAQGWLLSDTLGVLDDTLLFTAGARYQKVWVHSYSNSTGEEDRTSRFIEDRWMPTYGVVYKPWEVVSFYANHTEALQPGSTAPEGAANQYQTTGIAHSKQNEVGVKTDFGRVGGTLSLFEIKKPSAIQNSDTNIYELSGEQRNRGIELGLFGEPMLGLRLNGSATWIDAEMTKTEDGVNQGKKPIGVANFYSVLGAEYDIKPIDGLTATAKINHTGSQYANSANTKKLSSYTTLDLGVRYRTHLNAGENEMVWRVGVDNVTNKRYWASVEDNGTYIYQGDGRELKVSMNYDF
- the choX gene encoding choline ABC transporter substrate-binding protein, which translates into the protein MSKLLLLAVASGFSLSSFAADDARCATVIQSDPGWTDIAATNALSGVVLNALGYQQKVQNLSVALAFQGLKTGQVDVFLGNWMPAQEPVISKFTTDGSINVVGANLPAARFTLAVPDYVAAAGVKDFADLQKYAEKFHNKIYGIAPGAPANQNLKKMLDKHDFGLQNWQLVESSESGMLAQVTRAVDRKEWIVFLGWEPHAMNTRFKLTYLSGGDAYFGANYGSATVNTVTRKDFSTNCPNINRFFTQLKFDVPLENAVITRVLDKQEDVQSAAKAELAKRPELLKGWLAGVTTREGQPAQPAVEKALGL
- a CDS encoding YncE family protein, which codes for MKMKTSALALLAAMTLAGCSAHSTTSAQSAVQAQTPAAAQLPANVQKRELASGLYEMALSPQGDALYVSSAEGFKDVQGGVVYKLDPATLKTLGATHTDLKNFGMAISPDGKTVYVTNSLDGGVSAIDTSNGKVLSRTLFTERNEKGLPYGAREILLHNGTLYVGAVADPALVWVVDAKTMKVKARIKNAGKWVTGLHWSEQTQRLYVANGGGEILVVNPRNNRIEQRWKPLGDKPALLLNIAEDNDTGRLFVTDNSKAKTTLVLDIHSGKVLKQLDVGDSLAVKFNPKRHEIYITQREAGKVLSLDATSYAVKQRWDLPPNPNSLLLSADGQTLYVTVKQAFNKDHSTNGPDSVVRIGLNK
- a CDS encoding ABC transporter ATP-binding protein; translation: MATHQNDGPLLQVSHVDIEYRTRERQVRATHDVSFDVWPGDRFILLGPSGCGKSSLLKAAGGFLTPHSGEITLQGEVITAPGPERMMVFQEFDQLPPWKTVLENVMFPLLASRKARRAEAKETALHFLNKVGLAEFADVMPHMLSGGMKQRVAIARALAMKPRILLMDEPFAALDALTRRTMQEELLALWEEERFTLLFVTHSIEEALVVGSRILVLSPHPGRVRAELNCHPFTLNDFGGEAFQHAAQHIHDLLFPASGNDVSSTSDQEPAYVAATVHSS